Genomic window (Diabrotica undecimpunctata isolate CICGRU chromosome 6, icDiaUnde3, whole genome shotgun sequence):
attattatttactaACAAGACGAATGAAAACAAGTTAAATGCAATATGAAGGAAGTGATAAGTTAATACATGAATGTTGTTTTGGTAAAGTTTAGAGCATGTACTGAAAAGTATCGGTTGAAATCGGATAGGTATATATTTGTTGATGaggttatattatatttaaattcatttttagttttaattgAACGATAAATAAAACGTGGTAGGTATATTCAACCACTTCATTGAATGTCCCAGATAACTGTTGGTTCCCGACTTGTGTGACAAGTTTTGCTATCAACTATCAAGAAATTTGCCAACTGTAACAATAAAAGGACattgtaaatttcttaaaatattcttTCCAAACGCCAGTTTTATAAACAACTCACTGTTGTTTCTTATTTAGTCTGTCATacagatatattttattattttaagaagttgtaATCGCGTTTTTGTTTTTCTGAACAAATAGACCAAAAAGGAACTCTGTATGCAATCgttctttatttttatagttaAGTTGTAAAGTAACTCAGTTATATCACGATCTTTCCGTCAACTGTCAAGAAATCTACctactaaaaatattattaaactaaaattatgagaTTTTATCgtgtagtttttatttttatttcggtGTATTTTCTGAACGTTTATTCAATTCCAATCTTAATCGCTTAGATATATTCAATTAAAATGCCACCTTACATGATATAACCTCAAAACTAtttctattatatttatttacgaaAACATTGTTTTTTCCGGATGTGTATTTAATTTAGCTTAGTTTAAAACATTTGAATAAAAACTGATACTTTTCAGTACACGCCGTGGAGAAATTGAAGCAAAGAATACTCAAGTTTCCATCGGAAATGAATACAAAAGGATTCCTTGTTTTTTTAAGAAGGATTTTTCGAATTTACACGTTTCCGTTAGGTGTATGGATTCCATTTCCGTTGGTTAGGGAGTTTGCATTTCCGTTCGTCAAGGGAGTTGAATTTCCGTTCAGTGAAGGGGTGGATGTGCCGTTTGTAAATCCGTTTGTCATGGGTTTGGTAGGGGTAGTAGCGGGACTGACGATCGTGTAGGTTTCTCCAGTTACTGGATTGCGTtctgtaaaagaaaaataattgaaACGATACACGTTTACAAAAATTTAAGGGAGATTAAGAAAATAtatgttttgaaaatttataaaatattatatatttttattatttattagaatcTTAAGGTTCTcttatatgatatatatatatatttctcaaTAGAAAAAGGTGTACAACAGGGTTGTGCTCTATCACTCACCCctcctttttaatttttactctgaaacgattttcgatagagccttaagtgacatgaagatggaatcaaaatcaatggacagactattagtaatcttcgctatgctgatgacacagtcataatagctgatagccaagaagcgctacaacgactaatagatagaataaacactgaaggagacgattgggcttgaagattaatatagacaagacgaaggtaatggtggttagcagaaaacgaaatatgcaattaaatataagagtaaacaataaaaacatccaaaaggtccccaagttcagatatctcggtagttgggtAACGgaagatacgtagcaggattgagcaagccagaacagcatttactaatatgagaaccttgctaagcaacagcagccttaacttaacgcttcgatatcactttgtaaaatgttaaattactccatactgctatatggtgtagaaacctggaccataaaggccaatgtgatgaaccgattggaggcccttgaaatgtgggtatttagaagactacttaatgccctggacagatcacataacaaatgtcgaagtattaaatcaaatgggcagagaacgagaattgcttcCAATAATAAAAGgaagaaaactgcttatctgggtcatatatttcgaaattccaagtaccagttcttaaagcttattatggaagggaagatagaaggaaaacggtgCATCAGAAGAAacaaatactcatggcttaaaaacataagggattggacaaacctcgatgcccatgcactctttagagccacacaagaccgagaggagtatgtcagaattgtcgccaacatccactaattggatagggcaccataagaagaagaatactgtTAAATCACAGTGGCGTACGGATTTGCCAAATAAGGAAACTTGCTGCAGATTTGAATGTGTGCATATGGAAAATCAAAAAAAGGTGGGATCGTTTTCACTCTATAGCACGGTTGGGTGGGTCAAGAGGGCAGAAGATTTGCACAGAGCAACAAGTGAGGGTGTTCGTAGATTATCTGAGAGAAGCTAGCGAAGGACAGCGTTTAAAGCAACTGAATTCATAAATTGTGCAGCTGTAACGAAACCTTTTTTGACTGAGGAtcacatttcattttattttagctgcgcttttatttttgttctctaaaatttaattttcttatcaatctaacgttggtcTAACTAATATGATAAGGAGCTCTTTTATCTATACAAATCTATACATTTTTGTGTTAGTTTCTACCTAAAAGAACTTTTTGTACAATACCTGTGTAAACTTTTGAAGTTTTGGATAATTTGCAGTCCCAAGACATCACTCCATTCCCTGTTACTGGATTGCGGTTGTTTACATCTGGAAATAcacaatatatattatataattaagttaatatataaaaaatattatattgtaaaataaaagtaattCCATTTTTTTTACGTAATCCGATAAAAAttgaaataacaaatttttaattaacGTTACAACTTTGAGACCTTAACGGGCTTTTTTACGCAGCATGTACCAGTCAAGGGAAACCAAAATACCATGAATAATTCTACTATAGTTCAACA
Coding sequences:
- the LOC140443161 gene encoding uncharacterized protein encodes the protein MATYATYRHIELDKVGYGKKRVSNQSSEIFNVLCTPPNSNKTNGHTTPRRSLQSNDSFNKLFGSPENKRPHPRRGSLTKQDVNNRNPVTGNGVMSWDCKLSKTSKVYTERNPVTGETYTIVSPATTPTKPMTNGFTNGTSTPSLNGNSTPLTNGNANSLTNGNGIHTPNGNV